The following are encoded together in the Vanrija pseudolonga chromosome 7, complete sequence genome:
- the gpn2 gene encoding GPN-loop GTPase 2: MTDTAVDEPMLAEPTEHHLSAFGQLVTGPPGAGKSTYCHGMHQFLTALGRPVSIINLDPAVTNPPYPCAISICDLITLDSVMEEFGLGPNGAMLYCIEYLEANFDWLLEQLDALLETQGGNGYIVIDTPGQAELWTNHNSLRHIVERLTKLDYRLAAVHLTDAHAITDASKYISAVLLALRAMLQLEMPHINVLSKIDMLNSFDNLPFNLDYYTEVQDLSYLLRTLEDEPRAKRFAKLNAAMVELIEDFSLVGFETLAVEDKDSMMHLVRLIDKVTGYVFMPGEDNSTTAENAHALFSSASGLIPGKYQDISDIQERWGDRREEFDEAQMNDWEQEWAHRHRQQAVKAAVAQGGGGSGGDASGDGDGLKADDVE, from the exons ATGACTGATACTGCCGTCGACGAACCCATGCTCGCTGAGCCTACCGAGCACCACTTGTCGGCTTTCGGGCAGCTCGTCACTGGCCCTCCTGGAGCTGGCAAGTCAACCTACTGCCATGGAATGCACCAGTTTCTCACGGCACTGGGACGACCGGTCAGCATCATCAACCTCGATCCAGCAGTCACCAACCCGCCATACCCTTGCGCCATCTCAATATGCGACCTCATCACACTCGACTCTGTGATGGAGGAGTTTGGCCTTGGGCCCAACGGCGCAATGCTCTACTGCATCGAGTACCTGGAGGCCAACTTTGACtggctgctcgagcagctcgacgcgttACTGGAGACGCAGGGAGGGAACGGCTACATTGTCATCGACACGCCAggccaggccgagctgtGGACCAACCACAACAGCCTGCGGCATATCGTTGAACGGTTGACGAAACTCGACTACCGGCTCGCGGCGGTCCACCTTACCGATGCCCATGCCATCACCGACGCGTCAAAGTATATTTCGGCGGTGCTGCTTGCGCTTCGTGCGATGCTCCAGCTCGAGATGCCCCATATCAACGTCCTGAGCAAAATCGACATGCTGAATAGCTTTGATAATTTGC CGTTCAATCTCGATTACTACACCGAGGTGCAGGACTTGTCCTACCTCTTGcgcacgctcgaggacgagccgcgcgccaagcggTTTGCCAAGCTCAACGCTGCAATGGTCGAGTTGATCGAGGACTTTAGTCTGGTCGGGTTCGAGACGTTGGCCGTGGAG GACAAGGACTCGATGATGCACCTCGTGCGCCTGATTGACAAGGTCACGGGCTACGTGTTCATGCCGGGAGAGGAcaactcgacgacggcggagaATGCGCACGCATTgttctcgtcggcgtcagggCTCATCCCCGGCAAGTACCAGGATATCTCTGATATCCAGGAGCGATGGGGCGACCGGCGCGAGGAGTTTGACGAGGCTCAGATGAACGACTGGGAGCAGGAGTGGGCCCATCGGCATCGCCAGCAGGCTGtcaaggcggcggtggcgcaaggtggtggtggcagtggtggtgacgccagcggcgacggcgacgggctcaAGGCAGACGACGTGGAGTAG
- the rft1 gene encoding Oligosaccharide translocation protein rft1, which yields MTAEDKSQAAAPAAASPGALARALILLQLLSRLLTFGLNQVLVRLAPPSVFGTAAIQFDLVASTILFLSREGVRNALLRGGGSGAERSDASKQDDDAAEARDRGDRLSAPDAALAALPLRLGLGVASAAVALYLYTAPSSTTSQADFYPALALYVAAALAELSVEPLYVRALRASNIRVRVQAEGGMAIVRAVVACACLVADRSGTHALLGFAAGHFAGAAWLAGRYLWEYGAPALLSTSSYNPTTYALALANTRQSVVKHVLTEADRIAVGYISPLGDQGGYAVAMNYGSLVARIIFQPVEETLLLHWSRALDAPATVPLLTLALRLSSHLALLLPVFVPPLLPLVLPFLLPRRYTAETSAGLTLQTYLAAYLPLLSLNGILEAFHAASATPAQVARQAKVMIASSGVFALCLWALARGTIVAVTTEQALIYASCSAMLVRIAYALVHARAVVRQQQPGSAFLKIGTVLPKWPVRIAVVVLGGLVWAASARLARLGDNPGPSLRNQVLLLALGGGAGAIVLGLIFVVEKADIAAVGRALKASSTGSTGKVD from the exons ATGACCGCAGAGGACAAGTCTCAGGCAGCGgccccggccgccgcctcccccggCGCGCTAGCCCgcgccctcatcctcctgCAGCTCCTCTCCCGCCTGCTAACCTTCGGCCTCAACCAGGTactcgtccgcctcgcgccgccaagcgTGTTCGGTACCGCTGCGATCCAGTTTGATCTGGTCGCGTCGACGATTCTGTTCCTCTCGCGCGAGGGGGTGCGGAATGCGCTTttgcggggcggcggcagcggcgcggagcggagcgacgcgtcgaagcaggacgacgacgccgccgaggcccgcgaccgcggcgaccgCCTGAGCGCGCCAGATGCAGCACTCGCTGCCCTCCCCCtgcgcctcgggctcggcgtcgccagcgccgccgtcgcgctgtACCTGTACACCGCGCCCAGCTCCACCACGTCCCAGGCCGACTTCtaccccgcgctcgcgctgtacgtcgccgcggcgctcgccgagctgtcCGTCGAGCCGCTGtacgtgcgcgcgctgcgcgcgagcaaCATCCGCGTGCGTGTCCAAGCAGAAGGGGGCATGGCGatcgtgcgcgccgtcgtggcgTGTGCTTGCCTTGTCGCGGACCGGAGCGGGACGCACGCGCTGCTTGGGTTCGCGGCGGGACACTTTGCCGGCGCTGCGTGGCTCGCTGGGCGGTATTTGTGGGAGTATGGCGCGCCGGCACTGCTGTCGACAAG CTCCTACAACCCCACGACGtacgccctcgccctcgccaacacGCGCCAGAGCGTAGTCAAGCACGTGTTGACAGAGGCCGACCGTATTGCGGTCGGATACAtctcgccgctcggcgaccAGGGCGGGTACGCCGTGGCCATGAACTATG gctcgctcgtcgcgcgaaTCATCTTCCAGCCAGTCGAGGAGACGCTCCTGCTGCACTGGTCGCGCGCCCTAGATGCCCCGGCCACAGTGCCACTGCTCACACTTGCCCTCCGCCTCTCGAgccacctcgcgctcctgctgccCGTGTTTGttccgccgctgctgccactcgTGCTCCCGTTCCTCCTGCCTCGGCGGTACacggccgagacgagcgcgGGGCTCACGCTCCAGACGTACCTCGCGGCCTACCTCCCGCTGCTGAGTCTCAACGGCATCCTCGAGGCGTTCCACGCGGCGAGtgccacgccggcgcaggtGGCGCGCCAGGCAAAAGTCATGATCGCGAGTTCGGGCGTGTTCGCCCTCTGCCtgtgggcgctggcgcggggaACTATCGTCGCGGTGACTACCGAGCAGGCGCTCATCTACGCGTCGTGCAGCGCCATGCTCGTGCGTATCGCTTATGCGCTCGTgcacgcgcgtgccgtcgtcaggcagcagcagccgggcTCGGCATTCCTCAAGATCGGTACCGTGCTGCCAAAGTGGCCCGTACGGATCGCGGTTGTGGTGCTGGGCGGGCTGGTGTGGGCTGCAAGTGCCCGtcttgcgcgccttggcgacaACCCCGGGCCGTCGTTACGCAACCAGGTActcctgctcgccctcggcggtggGGCGGGCGCCATTGTGCTCGGACTAAT CTTTGTTGTTGAAAAGGCCGATATCGCAGCTGTTGGTCGGGCACTCAAGGCAAGCAGCACTGGCAGCACTGGCAAAGTAGACTAG
- the mat2b gene encoding Methionine adenosyltransferase 2 subunit beta produces MSAAKEAAPKVVVVTGASGLLGRAVTAAFTKRGDAVIPLAFTRADSDKRYTKLDLTDTAAVEAFFDKTKVDVVVHAAAERRPDVAEANPAAAERINVATSAHLGELAKKHGFTLLYISTDYVFSGRAPPYEVHHTPDPLQMYGRQKLAGEEAVVASREGGANSASLRVPVLFGRAEYNAESAVNVLVDVVKDQSGKTYTMDHYQIRNPTNVDDVARVLYDLAHLTRPLPPILHFRSTGPQMTKWEMTQVIARALDLPLDHVTPVSAKPETKPGQTERPWNTELSVAALEELGVSTAEEKPFTQWWPEYLAAEHK; encoded by the exons ATGAGCGCCGCGAAAGAAGCAGCCcccaaagtcgtcgtcgtgactG GCGCGtctggcctcctcggccgcgccgtcaccgccgcgtTCACGAAGCGCGGGGACGCCGTCATCCCGCTGGCGTTTACGCGTGCGGACAGCGACAAGCGATacaccaagctcgacctGACGGACACtgcggcggtcgaggcgtTCTTCGACAAGACCAAGGTGGACG TCGTCGTGCACGCTGCCGCTGAGCGTCggcccgacgtcgccgaggcg aaccccgccgcggcggaaCGCATCAACGTCGCGACCTCTGCGcatctcggcgagctggcaAAGAAGCACGGCTTCACGCTGCTGTACATCTCGACAGACTACGTGTTcagcggccgcgcgccgccgtacgagGTGCACCACACGCCCGACCCGCTGCAGATGTACGGGCGGCAAAAGctcgcgggcgaggaggccgtcgtcgcgtcgcgtgaGGGCGGCGCaaactcggcgagcttgcgcgtGCCTGTGCTCTTCGGACGCGCAGAGTACAATGCCGAGAGCGCGGTGAATGTGCTCGTTGACG TGGTCAAGGACCAGAGCGGGAAAACGTACACTATGGACCACTACCAGATTCGTAACCCCACCAACGtggacgacgtcgcgcgggtGCTGTACGACCTGGCGC ACCTCACTCGCCCGCTCCCCCCGATCCTTCACTTCCGCTCCACCGGCCCCCAGATGACAAAGTGGGAGATGACGCAGGTCatcgcccgcgcgctcgacctgcccctCGACCACGTCACGCCCGTGTCGGCCAAGCCAGAGACCAAGCCCGGCCAGACCGAGCGCCCGTGGAACACGGAGCtcagcgtcgccgcgctcgaggagctcggcgtcagCACTGCCGAGGAGAAGCCGTTCACCCAGTGGTGGCCCGAGTAtcttgccgccgagcacaaGTGA
- the TBCB gene encoding Tubulin-folding cofactor B has translation MPLTSFFVSSPDTHSERRLDSDLTVAQLKDKLVPITGIAQQWQVLSLHASDDGPAIAQLVDDGATLASYGLREFYVVKVANTDPNARPGEYTDVSAVDKFELTPAEYEARNDTVLSHLKANKLGRFADVPENLTHAPPAAVPSTLKVGARVEISPDGGLTKRGTVRFVGLADIGKGGVWVGVELDEPTGKGDGAVDGHRYFSAAPKHAAFVRPDKVTVGDFPEEDLLASDDEI, from the exons ATGCCCCTCACGTCCTTCTtcgtctcgtcgcccgacACGCACAGCGAGCGCAGGCTCGACTCGGACCTGACGGTCGCGcagctcaaggacaagctcgtGCCGATTACGGGCATTGCACAGCAGTGGCAGGTGCTGAGCCTGcacgcgagcgacgacgggccggcgATCGCGCAGCTTGTTGATGATggggcgacgctggcgagtTATGGCCTGAGGGAGTTTTACGTCGTCAAG GTCGCCAACACCGACCCCAATGCCCGGCCCGGCGAGTACACCGACGTGTCGGCCGTGGACAAGTTTgagctcacgcccgccgagTACGAGGCGCGGAATG ACACCGTGCTGTCCCACCTCAAGGCCAACAAGCTCGGCCGGTtcgccgacgtgcccgagAACCtgacgcacgcgccgcccgccgccgtgccctccacgctcaaggtcggcgcgcgcgtcgagatCTCACCGGACGGCGGTTTGACCAAGCGCGGGACGGTGCGCTTTGTCGGGCTGGCGGATatcggcaagggcggcgtctgggtcggcgtcgagctcgacgagccaaCCGGCAAGGGCGACGGAGC GGTCGACGGCCACCGCTACTTCTCCGCTGCACCCAAGCACGCCGCGTTTGTGCGCCCAGACAAGGTCACCGTCGGCGACTTCCCCGAGGAGGACCTCCTggcgtccgacgacgagatttAA
- the nop2 gene encoding 25S rRNA (cytosine-C(5))-methyltransferase nop2: MGRKARNKQAPPTPLPGSDLDKSKKSKGKKKAPSTANPAKAVKATSLPTPGKARKPRVKAVDRVDDDSDAEEALQQGDWSDEEDEVPVKNAKKQPKEKKGKKAKAAADSDDDLDNGPAKELVFTDSEDEADINGGKESLPAGLHDFDLDEAPEEDDDEDDEVLGDEFPEFDVEDDEFMEEDDEADSAFASDEEDADGDAAMAEGDDEDDDEDGAIQTNLEDDLEESYTLPAVDGIEEEHEHGVSLRDVEQRMRWLVGVCSGKDDKTSIGVPGKSRSDHLVQLEHDIATYFGYNHFLVNKLMRLFTADEALAFFESNESPRPVTIRANTLRTRRRDLAQALINRGANLEPIGKWSKVGLQVFESPVPIGATPEYLAGHYMLQAASSFLPVIALAPQPGERVLDMASAPGGKTTYISALLQNTGVVFANDSNKARTKSLTANVHRMGCKNVVVCNYDAREFPRVMGGFDRVLLDAPCSGTGVISKDASVKVNKSERDFQLLAHLQKQLILCALDSVNANSATGGYVVYSTCSVTVDENESVVDYALRKRPHCKLVSTGLEFGVEGFTSFEGKHFNPTVNLTRRYYPHKHNMDGFFVAKFKVGKRGKKATEAEEEEEVTGDIVPEGQEEPKKAVFDAAEDDAIIKEGKRVHLLKTKGIKIAKDKSAAPAKAAPSSSGQIKTAKSKKVTEKRRQK; this comes from the exons ATGGGACGCAAGGCCAGGAACAAGCAGGCGCCGCCTACCCCCTTGCCTGGATCGGACCTCGACAAGTCGAAGAAGTCCAAggggaagaagaaggcgcccTCCACTGCCAACCcggccaaggccgtcaaggcgACTTCGCTGCCCACGCCCGGCAAGGCCCGCAAGCCGCGCGTCAAGGCTGtggaccgcgtcgacgacgacagtgaTGCTGAGGAGGCTCTCCAGCAGGG TGACTGGtcagacgaggaggacgaggtgccaGTGAAGAACGCCAAGAAGCAGcccaaggagaagaagggcaagaaggccaaggctgccgccgactc tgacgacgacttggACAACGGAcccgccaaggagctcgtgttcaccgactcggaggacgaggccgacatcaacggcggcaaggagagCCTGCCTGCCGGTCTGCACGacttcgacctcgacgaggcgcccgaggaggatgacgacgaggacgacgaggtgctcggcgacgagttCCCCGAGtttgacgtcgaggacgacgagttcatggaggaggacgacgaggcggacagCGCCTTCGCttcggacgaggaggacgcagACGGAGACGCGGCCATGGctgagggcgacgacgaggacgacgatgaggatggCGCGATCCAGACCAACCTTgaggacgacctcgaagAGAGCTACACCCTCCCTGCggtcgacggcatcgaggaggagcacgaaCACGGCGTGTCCCTGCGCGACGTTGAGCAGCGCAtgcgctggctcgtcggcgtctgcagcggcaaggacgacaagACGTCGATCGGCGTGCCCGGCAAGTCTAGGtccgaccacctcgtccagctcgagcacgacatTGCGACGTACTTTGGCTACAACCACTTCCTGGTCAACAAGCTCATGCGCCTGTtcacggccgacgaggcgcttgCCTTCTTCGAGTCCAACGAGTCCCCTCGCCCTGTTACCATCCGTGCCAACACGCTCCGGACACGCCGACGTGACCTCGCCCAGGCGCTCATCAACCGCGGCGCCAACCTTGAGCCCATTGGCAAGTGGTCCAAGGTCGGCCTGCAGGTGTTCGAGTCGCCCGTGCCTATCGGTGCTACGCCAGAGTACCTGGCTGGCCACTACATGCTCCAggctgcgtcgtcgttccTGCCTGTTATCGCGCTCGCTCCCCAGCCTGGAGAGCGTGTCCTCGACATGGCGTCGGCTCCTGGAGGCAAGACGACTTACATTTCCGCCCTGTTGCAAAACACTGGTGTCGTGTTCGCCAACGACAGCAACAAGGCCCGCACAAAGTCGCTGACTGCCAACGTCCACCGCATGGGCTGCAAGAACGTTGTCGTCTGCAActacgacgcgcgcgagttCCCAAGAGTCATGGGCGGCTTTGACCGtgtgctcctcgacgcgccaTGCTCGGGCACCGGTGTCATCAGCAAGGACGCCAGTGTCAAGGTGAACAAGAGCGAGCGCGACTTCCAGCTGCTCGCCCACCTGCAGAAGCAGCTCATCCTGTGTGCGCTCGACTCGGTCAACGCCAACTCTGCAACGGGCGGCTACGTCGTCTACTCGACGTGTTCGGTGACTGTTGACGAGAACGAGAGCGTGGTCGACTACGCGCTCCGCAAGCGCCCACACTGCAAGCTCGTTTCCACGGGCCTCGAGTTTGGTGTCGAGGGCTTCACGTCGTTTGAGGGCAAGCACTTCAACCCTACTGTCAACCTCACGCGCCGATACTACCCCCACAAGCACAACATGGACGGTTTCTTTGTCGCCAAGTTCAAGGTCGGCAAGCGCGGCAagaaggcgaccgaggccgaggaggaggaggaggtcacGGGCGACATTGTGCCCGAGGGACAGGAGGAGCCCAAGAAGGCCGTGTtcgacgctgccgaggacgacgccatcatcaagg AGGGCAAGCGCGTCCACCTCCTCAAGACCAAGGGCATCAAGATTGCCAAGGACAagagcgcggcgcccgccaaggccgcacCTAGCTCGAGCGGCCAGATCAAGACGGCCAAGAGCAAAAAGGTGACTGAGAAGAGGCGGCAAAAGTAG
- the mlo2 gene encoding Protein mlo2: MPPTAFPMLSPEILAHHPASEVVDLPTLIEEQDRLAEEAREVLPYSFDECTYSKGALRQSIFSCIDCGEKGVCYGCSISCHAEHRLVELWTKRSFRCDCPTSSMTPAEAGPSKSKRHCTLNPPHEQPQPPNETNRYTKNFAGKFCRCGRDYDPLTETEVMVNCLACEDWFHESCLNLQPQREAPLDDEEDEEADCLIPSDTYDALICADCVRPHSLLSERAGTSGWMAIVPGEKEGEWTVVGRAESATNGSKRSLEETDLPDAKRTRVEGSSEQDAVSAAVNAEVGATAKPVDSTPATRRKGAGDIFLANGIRERLGRELDEKAIASLPFPLVDEEIYEPPADEEEPETLDAVTERMVSSLPRVQAIEALHGFHAMKDKLKAMLAGHAQSGQSVSREDIETFFQDLRQNK; encoded by the exons ATGCCGCCCACAGCGTTCCCAATGCTATCTCCAGAGATCCTGGCGCATCACCCAGCCTCAGAGGTAGTCGACCTCCCCACCCTCATCGAGGAACAGGACCgcctggccgaggaggcACGCGAGGTGCTTCCCTACTCGTTCGACGAGTGCACCTACTCCAAGGGAGCGTTACGGCAGTCCATCTTTTCATGTATTG ACTGCGGAGAGAAGGGCGTGTGTTATGGCTGCTCCATATCGTGCCACGCTG AGCACCGTTTGGTTGAGCTGTGGACCAAGCGCTCGTTCAGATGTGACTGTCCCACGTCATCGATGACACCGGCCGAAGCTGGGCCCTCCAAATCCAAACGACACTGCACCCTCAACCCGCCTCATGAGCAACCTCAACCTCCCAACGAGACGAACCGCTACACCAAGAACTTTGCAGGCAAGTTCTGCCGCTGTGGAAGGGACTATGACCCCTTGACGGAGACTGAGGTGATGGTGAACTGCCTTGCCTGTGAA GACTGGTTCCACGAGTCGTGCCTCAACCTCCAGCCGCAGCGGGAAGCGCCATTAGACGATGAAGAGGATGAAGAGGCCGACTGCCTCATTCCCTCAGACACGTACGATGCTCTGATCTGTGCAGACTGCGTGCGGCCGCACTCCTTGCTCTCTGAGCGTGCTGGAACGAGTGGGTGGATGGCGATTGTCCCAGGCGAGAAGGAAGGCGAGTGGACGGTGGTTGGGCGAGCAGAGTCTGCCACGAATGGGTCCAAGCGCTCTCTGGAGGAAACGGACCTGCCCGACGCGAAGAGGACGCGTGTGGAGGGATCGTCGGAACAAGATGCCGTGTCGGCGGCTGTGAATGCCGAAGTCGGCGCCACCGCGAAACCCGTGGATAGTACACCTGCTACTCGGAGGAAGGGTGCGGGCGACATATTCCTTGCAAACGGCATTCGTGAACGACTGGgacgcgagctcgac GAGAAGGCGATTGCGTCCTTGCCATTCcctctcgtcgacgaggagatctATGAACCAcccgcggacgaggaggagcccgAGACACTGGATGCGGTTACTGAACGTATGGTCAGCTCGTTGCCCCGTGTCCAGGCCATTGAGGCTCTGCATGGATTCCACGCCATGAA GGACAAACTCAAGGCCATGCTCGCCGGTCATGCTCAATCGGGACAAAGTGTGAGCCGTGAAGACATTGAGACGTTCTTCCAGGACCTCAGGCAGAACAAGTAG